A genomic region of Capra hircus breed San Clemente chromosome 19, ASM170441v1, whole genome shotgun sequence contains the following coding sequences:
- the MYADML2 gene encoding myeloid-associated differentiation marker-like protein 2 → MGSTMEPPGGGYLHLGAVTSPVGTARVLQLIFGCTTFSLVAHRGGFSGVQGTFCVAAWGFCFALSVLVVACEFTQLHGCLRLSWGNFTAAFAMLATLLSATAAVIYPLYFTRLECPPEPEGCTARNFRLAASVFAGLLFLAYATEVALTRARPGQVASYMATVSGLLKIVQAFVACIIFGALVHDSRYGRYVATQWCVAVYSLCFLATVAVVVLSVLGHTGGLGCPFDRVVVVYTFLATLLYLSAAVIWPVFCFDPKYGEPGRPPDCPRGSCPWDSQLVVAIFTYVNLLFYVADLAYSQRIRFVPTF, encoded by the coding sequence ATGGGCAGCACCATGGAGCCCCCCGGGGGCGGCTACCTGCACCTGGGTGCCGTGACGTCTCCCGTGGGCACGGCCCGCGTGCTGCAGCTGATCTTCGGCTGCACCACCTTCAGCCTGGTGGCCCACCGGGGTGGCTTCTCAGGCGTGCAGGGCACCTTCTGCGTGGCAGCCTGGGGCTTCTGCTTCGCACTCTCCGTCCTGGTGGTGGCCTGCGAGTTCACCCAGCTACACGGCTGTCTGCGCCTGTCCTGGGGAAACTTCACGGCGGCCTTCGCCATGCTCGCCACGCTGCTATCCGCTACAGCAGCCGTCATCTACCCACTGTACTTCACTCGGCTGGAGTGTCCGCCAGAGCCTGAGGGCTGCACGGCCAGGAACTTCCGCCTGGCAGCCAGCGTCTTCGCCGGGCTCCTCTTCCTGGCCTACGCTACGGAGGTGGCCCTGACCCGGGCCCGGCCAGGCCAGGTGGCCAGCTACATGGCCACAGTGTCAGGCCTCCTCAAGATCGTCCAGGCCTTCGTGGCCTGCATCATATTTGGGGCGCTGGTCCATGATAGCCGCTATGGGCGCTACGTGGCCACCCAATGGTGTGTGGCCGTCTACAGCCTTTGCTTCCTGGCCACAGTGGCGGTGGTGGTCCTGAGTGTGCTGGGTCACACAGGGGGCCTGGGCTGCCCCTTCGACCGTGTGGTGGTGGTGTACACCTTCCTGGCCACGCTCCTCTACCTCAGCGCTGCAGTGATCTGGCCTGTCTTCTGCTTCGACCCCAAGTACGGTGAGCCTGGGCGGCCTCCCGACTGCCCAAGGGGCAGCTGCCCCTGGGACAGCCAGCTGGTGGTGGCCATCTTCACTTACGTCAACCTGCTCTTCTACGTCGCCGACCTGGCCTACTCCCAGAGGATCCGCTTCGTGCCCACCTTCTAG
- the PYCR1 gene encoding pyrroline-5-carboxylate reductase 1, mitochondrial: MSVGFIGAGQLAFALAKGFTAAGVVAAHKIMASSPDMDMATVSALRKMGVNLTHHNKETVQHSDVLFLAVKPHIIPFILDEIAADIEARHIVVSCAAGVTISSIEKKLTAFQPAPKVIRCMTNTPVVVREGATVYATGTHAQVEDGRLLEQLMSSVGFCTEVEEDLIDAVTGLSGSGPAYAFTALDALADGGVKMGLPRRLAVRLGAQALLGAAKMLLDSEQHPGQLKDNVCSPGGATIHALHVLESGGFRSLLIKAVEASCIRTRELQSMADQEKVSPAAIKKTILDKVKLDSPPGASLAPSGYSKLLPRSMAPAGKKD; this comes from the exons ATGAGTGTGGGCTTCATCGGCGCTGGCCAGTTGGCCTTTGCCCTGGCTAAGGGCTTCACAGCAGCAG GTGTTGTGGCTGCCCACAAGATAATGGCCAGTTCTCCAGACATGGACATGGCCACTGTTTCTGCCCTCAGG AAGATGGGGGTGAACCTCACGCACCACAACAAGGAGACTGTGCAACACAGCGACGTGCTCTTCCTGGCCGTGAAGCCACACATCATCCCCTTCATCCTGGATGAGATCGCCGCGGACATTGAGGCTCGGCACATCGTGGTGTCCTGTGCAGCCGGTGTCACCATCAGCTCCATCGAGAAG AAGCTGACAGCATTCCAACCAGCTCCCAAAGTCATCCGCTGCATGACCAACACGCCAGTCGTAGTGCGGGAAGGGGCCACAGTGTATGCCACAGGCACCCACGCCCAGGTGGAGGACGGCAGGCTCCTGGAGCAGCTCATGAGCAGCGTGGGCTTCTGCACGGAGGTGGAGGAGGACCTGATTGATGCCGTCACAGGGCTCAGCGGCAGTGGCCCAGCCTAC GCTTTCACAGCCCTGGATGCACTGGCTGATGGAGGCGTGAAGATGGGACTTCCAAGACGCCTGGCAGTCCGCCTCGGGGCCCAGGCTCTGCTG GGGGCTGCCAAGATGCTACTGGACTCTGAACAGCACCCAGGCCAACTCAAGGACAACGTCTGTTCACCAGGCGGGGCCACCATCCACGCCTTGCATGTGCTGGAGAGTGGGGGCTTTCGCTCACTGCTCATCAAGGCCGTGGAGGCCTCCTGCATCCGCACACG agagctgcagtccatggccgACCAGGAGAAGGTCTCACCAGCTGCCATCAAGAAAACCATCCTGGACAAGGTGAAACTGGACTCCCCTCCCGGCGCCTCGCTGGCGCCTTCTGGCTACTCCAAGCTACTGCCCCGCAGCATGGCCCCAGCAGGCAAGAAGGACTGA